AAGGTTTGCCATCTGCCTTTCAGACCAGTTTGTGCTACTACATGCTTTATTCCATTAGCAAATGCTTGATCACTTACCGAAACACCTTGCTCGCGCAACTGTTCTATTGCTCTCTTTACGGTGCCTATGTTGAGCCTAAGCACTTCAGGAGAAAGATCAGAATCATAAAGCAAATCTTGCGTTGCTTTTGTAGGTTCCGAAAGTAGCGCATGTTTTCCACTGGCTGTAGCTTTTATTTCCTCTAAAGCTTCAAAAGGCAACGCGCCTACAACCGCTGGAATCCCTTCTTTTATTATACCTGCTTTCTCTCGTGCGATCTCTTTTAGTGTATTGCCTAGCATATCTTGATGATCCAGGCTGATGGAAGTAATTACTGAAAGCTCCGGAGTAACTATGTTTGTCGAGTCTAATCGTCCTCCCAATCCAGTTTCAACAACCGCAAAATCCACTTGCTCCTGAGCAAAATACTCAAAAGCCATCACCACGGTAATTTCAAAAAATGAAGGTGATATTTCTTCTATTGACTGCTTATTGCCATTTACAAAGTCTGTAATAAAGGATTCCTTTACTTCCTCGCCATTCACCCGAATTCTTTCACGAAATGAGCGCAAATGAGGAGAAGTATAGAGTCCAACCTTGAAGCCAACGGACTGAAGAACCGAGGCAATCATATGAGAAGTCGAGCCCTTACCATTAGTGCCAGCCACATGAATACTCTTGAATTTTTTATGTGGGTTATCGAGTCGTTCGGACAGTCGCAAAGTATTAGTCAGGTCCTTCTTAAAAGCTGCTTTACCCACACGCTGATACATGGGCAGTTGAGTATATAAGAAGTCGAGGACTTCTTGATAATTCATCATCTTAATTCGATTGGATAATAAAGGTAATTTTTCCTTTGGAGGTAGTCGCGGCTGACCTATTATCGGAAGTTTTGCTGAAAGTCAATTCCATTACTGCATCCCTATATACTTTTTCAACAACTGGAGAAACTGTTTTTTCCAGAGTTTTAATTCCAATAATCTCCCCCTCTTCATCTATAATGATTTCAAAAACAATTATCCCATTTTCTGAAGAGTTATCATTTGGTTTTGGTGTGAAATCCCAGTCCCAACCTGCTAAATCTAAACTTGAACCCTTATTACCTGTACCAGAACCATTATCTGTTTTCTTAAAAATAGCTCGATCATCAATTATCGGATCTTCTATTTTTTTCTTCTCTTCTTCTTTTACTTCTGTTGTTTCTGTCGACTCCACAGTCTGAGCATCACTCCCAGTATCAGCTTCTTTCACCTCTGCTGTTTTTACCTCTTCTGTAGCCTTAGTTTCTTCTACCACATCTGGACTGTTGACATCCTCAGTCACAGACTCTACGACTTCAGCTTCAGCCTCTACTATTTCAGCCTCCTCTCCTTCCGATTGTTCTGCAGCAGTCTGTTGGGATTGATCTTTAGCTTCTGCATTTTCTGTACTTTCTTCAGACACTTCTTCCACTTCATCCAATACCTCCTCTTGGACCGACTCTTCACTCTGATTTTCGCTCACAATACTGTTTCCGAGATTGAATTCAATTCCATATTCCGGAATGGGAGGATCTGGTTCCGTCCAAGCCAACATGACAAAAAAGATCATCAATAGCACAGCGTGTATCCCTATAGACACATAAAAACTGATTGTACTATTTCTTTTTTCTCGCTTGTCCAAAATCAATCTGGTTTAGTGGCCAAAGATATTTTTGCTTCGAGTTTAGTGGCAATGCTAGCCACATTCACTAAGTGTTCAACTGGCACTGACTTATCACAATGTAAAACCACCACACCTTCTTTATCCTTCAATTCCGTTTGCAAGGTGTGTTCCAATCGACTGAGTGACACCTCTGTATCATTCACAAAATACTTCAGATCAGGTGTAATCGTTACGCTGATCTTTTGCATCACAATATTGGAACTTTTGCTCGTAGGTAGATTCACTGGCAACCCTGAAGGCGTGATAAATGATGATGTCAGCATGAAAAATATCAATAACAGAAAGATTACATCTGTCATAGAGGACATAGAAAATGATGTCTCAATTTTATGTTTTGATCCTAAATTCATTATTTCTGAGGCTCTTGTAAAAGATCTATAAAATCGATAGAGGTATATTCCATGCCATGAATCAGCTTACCTACTCTAGTAACTAAATAATTGTAAGCCAAGTATGTTAAAATCCCAACAAATAAACCCGCAGCAGTTGTCACCATCGCCTCATAAATACCGCTAGAAAGCAACTTGGGACTGACAGCTCCTTCCTCTTGGGCAATAGATATGAATGCTTGTATCATACCAGTAACAGTGCCTAAGAAACCAATCATGGGTGCTGCACCAGAAATGGTGGCCAAAAGGCTCAAGTTCTTTTCGAGTTTATAAATTTCGATTTTACCCACATTCTCAATAGATGCTTCTATACTCTTCAATGGGCTTCCTATCCTAGCTATCCCTTTTTCTATCATTCTTGCAATTGGTGTAGCTGTAGATCGGCACAATTCAAGGGCTTCAGCTATTTTTCCTTCCAAAACCATTTGCTTAATGTTCGGCATAAATGCTTCTGGGGTTTTGGCGGCATCCTTAATTGTCAACAATCGTTCGACAAAAACATAGATTCCGACCAAAGACAATAGCAAGATTGGCACCATCATATAGCCACCCTTCAACAACAGATCTAACACTGACACCTGTTCAATAACTTCTTCTACTGGCATCTCTTGCGGTAGAGAGGCCAAAATCATATTTAGTATTTGCATAATTCCCTTTAAACAAAAAAAAGGCCAAAATGACCTTTTTATATTTTTAACACGACTCTACTACAATATCGTTTTTCTGATTAGTACTGTAAAGCCCAAACTTCGTCGCCATACTGACCTTTGAAGCCACCTAACTGGCTAGCCGCATCTCCATAACTAGAGAAGTCAGCGATTGAAACTCTATACCTCTTGGACTTACCATATGGATGAATGATTTTGACACCATTCCCTTCACTACTTAATTTAGAAGCGTAGTCCAATGCCAAGTCTTCATCGATAAAACTGCCTATAATCACATAAGACCTAGAACTACGTTCTGTCACTCTTATGATCTCACCTGGCTGAGCAGAAGCTGCTTGAGGCTTTGGTTTAGAAACCACTGGCTTTTCAGCAGCTGCTTTTGGTTTAGATTCAGCTGCGGTTTCAGTTGATGCCGTAGCTTCTTCTTTCGGTGCTGGTTTTTTAGCCGCCGGTTTCTTTACTCTCTTTTTCGGTACTTCTTTCTTAGCAACTTCCTTTGGACCATCGTCCAATGAGAAATAATAGAAAGCTCCCCCAATAACTGAAATAATCAATACCCCGATAATTATCACTTTGGCAAATCCTCCAGATGATTCTTCATATGAGTAAGGCTTGTAATTTGGAGGAAGTGATGGTGTATCAGCTTCTTCAAACTCAGGCTTTTCATCCTCGAAAGACATACTGTCCGTAGCAAAAATAGAGCCCTCTTCTTCTGCAGAATCTGCAGCAAAAAGTGACGAGCCAGCACTTTCCGTCCCAAAATCATCATAAGAAGATTCTTCAGTATCTGAAGATTCCGAACTTTCAGATGATTCCTCTTCATCTAAGATGCCCAATGCAGCCAACTGATCAGGGCTATCAATATTGGCCAATAAATCATCTGAGTCTTCAGAATCATCCGCAACCAAGTCTAAGCCCATATCTTCGATAGACGAAGCCTCTTCCTTAGGAGCATCAGCACTGTCATCTCCACCCATGAGATCATCATAATTAATATCAGCGCTAAAATCTGGCGACAACGGGTCTTCTTCATCATCACCCAAACGGTCAGAAATCAACTGTGCACTATCAAGAACATCTTCGACTTCCTCAATCCCCTCATCCAACACAGATCCTTCAGGTGGATCCAAATCTCCTGGTTGAAGACCGGGAGAATCATCTGATGATTCTGGAACGTCAATATCATCAAGGACACTCATATCAATCCCCTCAGGCTCCGGAAGTGTTGTTTCTTCACTTTCGGTTTCCTCTTCAGCTGAATCATCCAAGTTGAAATCTAATTCTTGAAGTTCATCAAACTCCAAATCTGGTAAACCAAAATCCTCGTCTGACTGATTTGATTTGTTTTCTTCTTCCGAACCTTCGTTGAGTTTATCGTCGGCCATATCTAAGCAATTACCTTATTATTAATATAAACTTATTAAATCACACCTTAAATGTATAGAATTATTTTGAAATAACAACTTTATGGTGTCCTTTGTATTTTCCTATAAAATTATCAATAAATCATTCAAAATATTACTTTAATCCAATATATCTGACATGAATAGCATAACAAATTCAAATTCTAACGACCTCAATGGACTAGCATTTTGGCCTTTGCGAAAAATGGTTTCACTCATTCAAAATGACTTGCAGGTTAGATGGATTCTATTGCTCTTTATCGCTTCTTCCTGCCGACCAAACACGGTCTCATTTGAGTCGTTTGATTCACCCCTCTGGATAGCGGAGTCAAAAACATGTACAGGATACAGAAATGATGTCATAAATGATATGGAGGCCGAATTTGATCTGTTTATTGGAATGAGTGAAACAGAATTGATCAAGTATCTGGGAAACCCAGGCAAAACTTTGCTATATACCAGAGGGCAAAAATTCTTCAGTTACCATATTGACTGCCCAAATCAACCAGCGAGCACACGCCAACTCAGAGTAAGGTTTAGCGCACTGGATTATGTCAATGAGGTATTAATCTTAGACTGACTCATTGACCCACATATACGATCGACACCTCTGAAGCACCAAAATAGCCGAGAACAAGTTCATCCGAATCATCGAGGTTAGCCATGTTTCCTTCGACAATCCCAGGTAAAACTCTAGGGCTCAAAGTGGAGTTGCTAATTTGCTCTTTAAGATTGTTATAATAATCAAATGCCCCTTTAGACAGCGACATATGCTGAAAATGAGCTTCATCGGATTGAGTGAAGAGTACATTTCCAGCATCAAATTTAAATTTATTCCCATTGGTAAATTGATCGTCAAACAATACTAACTCCTCAGGGCTATTACGCAATTCACCATTAACATAAACCTTCCACCTATAGTAATTAGCTGTAGCTGAATCATCATCAACAAAAGCTGAAAGGAAGAAATTTTCATCTTCGGGGTCAATTTCAAAATCAGCAGGATCGGCTATAAAATTAACAAACGCATCTTCCGCTGTACTCAGTGCAGGCATTTCCTCCGGAGTCGAGGAATATCTTTCTTGATTGTGCAAAACCGTCAGTTGGTAGATTGATCCCGGTGATCCTACAAAATTCACAGGGTCAGATTGATACTTTCCTGTACCAGGTATCTCGTTAAAATCATATCTATTGCCCACATGATCAGTTACATATACTTCAGCTCCTAACACAGCAGGATAGCCTGATTGATCAGAATAACCGTTGCTCTCCGAGAGTTTAATTTCATAAGGCATCACCTCGTTTGTAATCCAACCATAGACAACCAAGTGAGACTCCCCTGTATCCAAATCCAAATCAATAGGGTCAATACATGAGGAATAGATCAAACCAACTAAACATAGGATTATATGTTTTTTGACTCTGATCAAAACCTAAAATTATATGTTACTGAAGGAATCATAGTTCCTAATACCGATAGTTTTTCTACTACAGACACTCCGGGTTGCTCTTCACTTTCACGAAAATAGTAGGTCTGAGCATTTCTTCTTGCATAAACATTATAGATGGAAAACACCCAGCTGCTTTCTGCCCTACGCTCTTTGCCATTCTTTCTTGTTTTTTTCAAGTTGAGTGTGGCCGCGATATCCAAACGATGATACTCTGACAAGCGATCCAAATTTCGGTTAGGATGATGAGGCACCTGCAATCCATCAATTTCATATTTTGAAGTTGGGAAAGAAAATGGTTTCCCTGTATAATAAACAAAGCTTGAGGACAAGGATAAATGAGGAGTCAACTGATAAATACCTGTGATGGCCACATCATGCGTTCTATCGTAATTGGTCGGGAAAAATTCCCCATTGTTAATCCTCTCTGCTTTTAGCTCGCCGTCGACCTGTCGTTCTGATCTAGATAAAGTATACCCTAGCCACCCCGTTAATTTCCCAAATTTCTTTTTTAGGAAAAGTTCCATTCCAAAGGCTCGTTCCTTACCGATTAGGATTTCAGTTTCTATGGATTCGTTAAAAAGTAAATCAGCTCCATTTTTATAATCTACCACATCCTGTATTTTCCGATAATAGAACTCCAATGATATATCCATATCAAACCGATTGACATATTGGTAAAGTCCGATTGTAGTTTGGTGCATGGTCGTCGGCAAGAGGTATTTTCCACTAATTTGCCAAAGGTCTGAAGATGCTGGTGACAAGGTATTAGATAGCAAGTGCATATATTGAACAGATGCAAAGTGGCCCACCTTTAACGACATGTTCGGATTGAGTTGATATTTCAAAGATAGTCTTGGTAGCAAATTATGATAAAAGGTTCTTGCTTCTTTATCTCCAGCAGAAATCGTGTCCACACGAGTTTCTAATAACTTTTCTTGGCCAGCTTCATAGATATATACATCTGACTTCCCTGTATTATAAAACCCTGAATAACGAGCGCCAATAGAAAGTGAAAAATCACCTAAATGTCTTTCATTGGTCAGGTAAACGGATGGTTCCAAGCCTAATTCATTGTTCAGCTTAACAAAATTCTCCGATGACCCGATCCCTGGAACACGCTCGCCGGGGTTCATCATATGAGCAACCACATCACCTCCATATTCAAATATATTTCTCGGGTTATAATAAGAGGTCATATCAAATTTCACGGCCAAATCAGAAACTCTCGACGTTCCCACAAAATCTGCCGACTCGCTTTCCTCGATTACCCGATACTCATATTGACTGAAATATGAAGTTACATTCATAAAGTGCTTGCCCCGATGAATTTTATTCCATCTTACAGACAACACTCTATTACCCCATTTTTGTAAAGCATCAATCCCAAATTGATTAGCATCAGCACCAAAATATCCGGAAAAGTAAATTTTGTTTTTGTTGTTAACATTAAACTTAATCTTCGTGTTAATGTCTTGAAAACTCACCCGACTATTCGCTAATGTCGGGCTTTTAGTATTCCTTAAAATCAAATCCCAAAAAGTACTTCGAGCTGACAGTAGGTAATTGGCATTACCATCTAAAATCGGACCCTCAAACATGATTCGACTTGTAATTAGACCCAATCCACCAGAAAGGTGAAATTCGTTCTCGTTACCTTCTCTTTGTCTGATGTGCATAACCGAAGACGTACGTCCACCATATTTGGCTGGTAAATCGCCCTTTAGTATCTCGACATCCTTTACTGCATCCGGATTAAAAACGGATACCAAGCCAAAAAAGTGATTGGAATTGTAAATCACAGCTTCGTCAAGCATGATTAGGTTGGCATCAGAAGCACTTCCCCTTACATTTACCCCAGAAACTCCCTCCCCTACATTTGAGATACCGGGCAATAACATCGAACTTTGAAAAACATCTACTTCTGCAATGTACGGAATCTGCCCAGCCATTTCCATATCCAGTTTGTTAGAGCTCAATAGAACGTTTTGAGCTTTAATATCAAACAACTCTTGCTCTTCTATTACCACATTATCGAGCTGAACTGAATTTTCAATTAACTGAAAATTGAATTGAAAATCTTTATTTAATTCAATAGCATGACTGATTGGGTGATAACCAATAAAAGAAACAATCAAATCATACTTTCCTTTAGGCAGAGTAAAAGCATAAAAACCGTAACCGTTTGTAGCCAAGCCTGTCTCTATGTTCTTAATATAAACTGTGGCCCCGATAAGTGCTTCACCAGACGCTGCGTCTTCAACCAAACCACTTATGGAGTATTTGTACTCGTTTTCCGGACGATCATAATATCTAATCATCAATTGACCATTCAAATAAGCATAATCTAAATTTTCATTGTGGCATATTCTTGACAAGATATCCTTTACATCAGTCTCCTTGGTCTTTCCAAATTCAATTTCCTTTTTTAACGGAATGATATTATCGTGATAGGCCACTTTGACTCCTTGCTCCGGCAGTAGTGACTCAAGTATATCCTTGGTTTTGTACTTTTTCTTATAGAGGATCACCCTCCTGTCTAGGATACTTTCTTGCGCATACAATTCTGACATGCAAATCAGAAGGGTAAGCAAGGCACAGATGAATTTTCTAACAATGACTTGATCCAAACTATCTAACGAGACAAATGCAATTTTGATCAAATTTAGACATTGCAATCAAAGGGATGAATAGATCACATAAAAAAACCCGTAACGATATGATCGCTACGGGTTAGTCCATTGTACTTCGAGTATCTTAATTAGCAGCCTGGGCCGGTCAATTTGATTGTTTTGCCATTTCTCTCATTTTTGATATTGGCAATGGCCTCAAAGGTGCTTAAAATTTCATCCAGTTCTTTGTCTTCGAACGAAGAAGTGATCAAACAATTTTTAATTGCCTCATCCACTTTAATTTTCACATTGAAATGTTCGCTTAGGGTTTCTGCAACTTGAGA
The sequence above is drawn from the Reichenbachiella sp. genome and encodes:
- a CDS encoding folylpolyglutamate synthase/dihydrofolate synthase family protein, which codes for MMNYQEVLDFLYTQLPMYQRVGKAAFKKDLTNTLRLSERLDNPHKKFKSIHVAGTNGKGSTSHMIASVLQSVGFKVGLYTSPHLRSFRERIRVNGEEVKESFITDFVNGNKQSIEEISPSFFEITVVMAFEYFAQEQVDFAVVETGLGGRLDSTNIVTPELSVITSISLDHQDMLGNTLKEIAREKAGIIKEGIPAVVGALPFEALEEIKATASGKHALLSEPTKATQDLLYDSDLSPEVLRLNIGTVKRAIEQLREQGVSVSDQAFANGIKHVVAQTGLKGRWQTLRSSPMVICDVGHNEEAVVWLMNEIANIDYDKLHIVWGVVSDKTVEKIFPLLIKDCEYYFCAAKVPRAMPVDRLLEAGEGYGLSGMSYDSVDQAYSAALERAGANDLIFIGGSTFVVAEIKDL
- a CDS encoding biopolymer transporter ExbD; amino-acid sequence: MNLGSKHKIETSFSMSSMTDVIFLLLIFFMLTSSFITPSGLPVNLPTSKSSNIVMQKISVTITPDLKYFVNDTEVSLSRLEHTLQTELKDKEGVVVLHCDKSVPVEHLVNVASIATKLEAKISLATKPD
- a CDS encoding MotA/TolQ/ExbB proton channel family protein, whose product is MILASLPQEMPVEEVIEQVSVLDLLLKGGYMMVPILLLSLVGIYVFVERLLTIKDAAKTPEAFMPNIKQMVLEGKIAEALELCRSTATPIARMIEKGIARIGSPLKSIEASIENVGKIEIYKLEKNLSLLATISGAAPMIGFLGTVTGMIQAFISIAQEEGAVSPKLLSSGIYEAMVTTAAGLFVGILTYLAYNYLVTRVGKLIHGMEYTSIDFIDLLQEPQK
- a CDS encoding SPOR domain-containing protein gives rise to the protein MADDKLNEGSEEENKSNQSDEDFGLPDLEFDELQELDFNLDDSAEEETESEETTLPEPEGIDMSVLDDIDVPESSDDSPGLQPGDLDPPEGSVLDEGIEEVEDVLDSAQLISDRLGDDEEDPLSPDFSADINYDDLMGGDDSADAPKEEASSIEDMGLDLVADDSEDSDDLLANIDSPDQLAALGILDEEESSESSESSDTEESSYDDFGTESAGSSLFAADSAEEEGSIFATDSMSFEDEKPEFEEADTPSLPPNYKPYSYEESSGGFAKVIIIGVLIISVIGGAFYYFSLDDGPKEVAKKEVPKKRVKKPAAKKPAPKEEATASTETAAESKPKAAAEKPVVSKPKPQAASAQPGEIIRVTERSSRSYVIIGSFIDEDLALDYASKLSSEGNGVKIIHPYGKSKRYRVSIADFSSYGDAASQLGGFKGQYGDEVWALQY
- a CDS encoding DUF4249 domain-containing protein yields the protein MIRVKKHIILCLVGLIYSSCIDPIDLDLDTGESHLVVYGWITNEVMPYEIKLSESNGYSDQSGYPAVLGAEVYVTDHVGNRYDFNEIPGTGKYQSDPVNFVGSPGSIYQLTVLHNQERYSSTPEEMPALSTAEDAFVNFIADPADFEIDPEDENFFLSAFVDDDSATANYYRWKVYVNGELRNSPEELVLFDDQFTNGNKFKFDAGNVLFTQSDEAHFQHMSLSKGAFDYYNNLKEQISNSTLSPRVLPGIVEGNMANLDDSDELVLGYFGASEVSIVYVGQ
- a CDS encoding TonB-dependent receptor; this translates as MIKIAFVSLDSLDQVIVRKFICALLTLLICMSELYAQESILDRRVILYKKKYKTKDILESLLPEQGVKVAYHDNIIPLKKEIEFGKTKETDVKDILSRICHNENLDYAYLNGQLMIRYYDRPENEYKYSISGLVEDAASGEALIGATVYIKNIETGLATNGYGFYAFTLPKGKYDLIVSFIGYHPISHAIELNKDFQFNFQLIENSVQLDNVVIEEQELFDIKAQNVLLSSNKLDMEMAGQIPYIAEVDVFQSSMLLPGISNVGEGVSGVNVRGSASDANLIMLDEAVIYNSNHFFGLVSVFNPDAVKDVEILKGDLPAKYGGRTSSVMHIRQREGNENEFHLSGGLGLITSRIMFEGPILDGNANYLLSARSTFWDLILRNTKSPTLANSRVSFQDINTKIKFNVNNKNKIYFSGYFGADANQFGIDALQKWGNRVLSVRWNKIHRGKHFMNVTSYFSQYEYRVIEESESADFVGTSRVSDLAVKFDMTSYYNPRNIFEYGGDVVAHMMNPGERVPGIGSSENFVKLNNELGLEPSVYLTNERHLGDFSLSIGARYSGFYNTGKSDVYIYEAGQEKLLETRVDTISAGDKEARTFYHNLLPRLSLKYQLNPNMSLKVGHFASVQYMHLLSNTLSPASSDLWQISGKYLLPTTMHQTTIGLYQYVNRFDMDISLEFYYRKIQDVVDYKNGADLLFNESIETEILIGKERAFGMELFLKKKFGKLTGWLGYTLSRSERQVDGELKAERINNGEFFPTNYDRTHDVAITGIYQLTPHLSLSSSFVYYTGKPFSFPTSKYEIDGLQVPHHPNRNLDRLSEYHRLDIAATLNLKKTRKNGKERRAESSWVFSIYNVYARRNAQTYYFRESEEQPGVSVVEKLSVLGTMIPSVTYNFRF